A part of Osmerus mordax isolate fOsmMor3 chromosome 10, fOsmMor3.pri, whole genome shotgun sequence genomic DNA contains:
- the six3b gene encoding homeobox protein SIX3b, which translates to MVFRSPLELLSASRLLLPHFTDRPTILPRARSPEETPVCTPVALPGLCFSAAQVASVCETLEETGDIERLARFLWSLPVAHGTCDSITEHESVQRARAVVAYHTGSFRELYHILETHRFTRVSHGKLQAMWLEAHYREAEKLRGRPLGPVDKYRVRKKFPLPRTIWDGEQKTHCFKERTRGLLREWYLQDPYPNPGKKRELAQATGLTPTQVGNWFKNRRQRDRAAAAKNRLQNHGIGPNGMRALTGTECSPMGSAEHGEGDMHLSVTDSDSDFDI; encoded by the exons ATGGTGTTCAGATCACCGCTTGAGCTATTGTCCGCCTCccgtctcctccttccccacttCACCGACCGGCCAACAATCTTACCTCGCGCTCGGTCACCGGAGGAGACCCCAGTTTGCACTCCCGTGGCTCTCCCGGGGCTATGCTTTTCTGCAGCACAGgtggccagtgtgtgtgagactctggAGGAAACGGGGGACATTGAGCGGCTTGCACGTTTTCTCTGGTCTCTACCGGTTGCTCATGGTACGTGCGACTCCATCACAGAGCACGAATCTGTGCAGCGAGCTCGGGCCGTGGTCGCATATCACACGGGAAGTTTTCGTGAACTTTATCACATCTTGGAGACGCACCGCTTTACGCGCGTTTCCCACGGCAAACTGCAAGCCATGTGGCTCGAGGCACATTACCGGGAGGCGGAGAAGCTACGTGGACGGCCACTCGGGCCAGTGGACAAATACCGAGTACGGAAGAAGTTCCCGTTACCAAGGACCATCTGGGATGGCGAGCAGAAGACGCACTGCTTTAAGGAGCGCACGCGCGGGCTTCTAAGAGAGTGGTACCTGCAGGATCCGTACCCAAACCCCGGAAAGAAACGGGAGCTGGCGCAAGCCACCGGGCTTACACCAACCCAGGTTGGAAACTGGTTCAAAAatcggagacagagagatcgcGCTGCCGCTGCCAAAAATAG aTTGCAAAATCACGGGATAGGGCCCAACGGCATGCGCGCTCTTACGGGAACCGAATGCAGCCCTATGGGCAGCGCGGAGCATGG